A genomic stretch from Gopherus flavomarginatus isolate rGopFla2 chromosome 3, rGopFla2.mat.asm, whole genome shotgun sequence includes:
- the TMEM174 gene encoding LOW QUALITY PROTEIN: transmembrane protein 174 (The sequence of the model RefSeq protein was modified relative to this genomic sequence to represent the inferred CDS: deleted 2 bases in 1 codon; substituted 1 base at 1 genomic stop codon) → MEQNNNCVEDFYFNVFSVTPYQPNRSDVLVSDDDKGGATLLFSGVFLGLVGITFTVMGWIKYAGIIQFERTQLLGPILLSVGVTFVLIAICKFKTLTXKSCKKRDESASVTDQSPSGQAFVFTRMNQPITFHGATVVQYMPPPYLSQEGIAVNPAYLHPVLSYYGIASSSGLTIPSPISPLHSNSRTVHSLHNPAFTEDENYPAYLVADTRDKRLSLLKCLLVNMDIVI, encoded by the exons ATGGAGCAGAACAACAAC TGTGTAGAAGATTTCTATTTCAATGTATTTTCTGTCACTCCATATCAGCCCAACAGATCAGATGTCCTGGTGTCAGATGATGACAAAGGTGGTGCCACTTTACTCTTTTCGGGTGTTTTTTTAGGGCTGGTGGGGATCACTTTCACAGTAATGGGATGGATCAAATATGCTGGCATTATTCAGTTTGAGCGGACTCAGTTATTAGGGCCTATTCTGCTCTCTGTTGGTGTGACTTTTGTCCTGATTGCCATTTGCAAATTTAAAACTCTGACATGAAAATCTTGCAAAAAACGTGATGAAAGTGCATCAGTTACAGACCAGTCTCCAAGTGGACAAGCCTTTGTTTTCACTAGAATGAACCAACCTATAACTTTTCATGGTGCTACAGTGGTTCAGTACATGCCTCCTCCTTATCTATCCCAGGAAGGGATTGCTGTGAATCCGGCCTATCTGCATCCAGTGCTCAGTTATTATGGTATTGCTTCATCCAGTGGATTAACAATTCCTTCCCCAATCTCTCCTCTGCACTCAAACTCTCGTACTGTCCACTCTCTGCATAACCCAGCTTTTACTGAAGATGAAAACTACCCTGCTTATCTGGTAGCAGACACAAGAGACAAGAGGTTAAGTCTACTTAAATGTTTATTAGTTAATATGGATATAGTTATTTGA